From the genome of Candidatus Auribacterota bacterium, one region includes:
- a CDS encoding DUF1189 family protein — MNRRFGKFFSDLWKSASDLRFYQEVAALPFGAAFRHLLTVAGFFGTVLAVIAVVQLIFLNNLLLWCRDNLPPVTILDGEARAEVAQPHLVERRVGDKANFAVIIDTTGKTDRVDPRYSGGVLIKRRAIVFKLGETSIERNFGEMRNLSIDRNYFSGLTVGYTKMAFYIAGLYGALVLVLFAQSAAAALIGKVVALLRGSRRSFRAILQMSIYALALAVCVLFFVLFMGIGLQPRCVLALYVFIHLAFLIGAVLTSGGDEIAA, encoded by the coding sequence GTGAACAGAAGGTTCGGCAAATTTTTTTCTGATCTGTGGAAAAGCGCATCCGATCTGCGGTTCTATCAGGAGGTTGCCGCGCTGCCGTTCGGCGCAGCGTTTCGCCATCTCCTCACGGTAGCGGGGTTCTTTGGCACGGTCCTCGCGGTGATTGCAGTCGTGCAGTTGATTTTCCTGAACAACCTCTTGCTCTGGTGCCGCGACAATCTCCCCCCGGTGACGATCCTCGACGGGGAGGCGCGGGCGGAAGTGGCGCAGCCGCATCTGGTCGAGCGAAGGGTAGGCGACAAGGCAAATTTTGCGGTGATCATTGACACCACGGGAAAAACAGATCGTGTGGATCCGAGGTATAGCGGGGGGGTCCTCATCAAGAGGAGAGCGATTGTATTCAAACTGGGTGAGACTTCTATCGAGCGTAACTTCGGGGAGATGAGAAACCTCTCGATAGACAGGAACTATTTCAGCGGGCTCACGGTTGGTTACACGAAAATGGCGTTCTACATCGCGGGCCTGTACGGGGCTCTGGTGCTTGTCCTGTTCGCGCAGTCGGCAGCCGCCGCGCTCATCGGGAAGGTGGTGGCGTTGCTGCGCGGTTCGAGGCGTTCATTCCGCGCGATCCTCCAGATGAGTATCTATGCGCTCGCGCTCGCCGTGTGCGTGCTGTTCTTTGTGCTGTTCATGGGGATCGGGCTGCAGCCGCGGTGCGTGCTCGCGCTCTACGTGTTCATACACCTCGCCTTTCTCATCGGTGCCGTTTTGACCTCGGGAGGAGACGAAATTGCTGCATAG
- the uvrC gene encoding excinuclease ABC subunit UvrC, whose protein sequence is MISRDKLKRLPRKPGVYLMKSASGDVLYVGKAIDLRRRVSAHVRNRGGSQPLVPAAIPHADEIDYIVTDTEKEALLLENNLIKEHRPRYNVRLKDDAAYAHIRLSVNEEYPALTITRKLRKDGARYFGPYSSADAARKTLRFLQKVFPLRSCSGAELSRRTRPCVKYEIRRCSGPCCGMISGDGYQGLVDRVTLFLSGRTGSLLSLLEKEMSAEAARMNYERAGAIRDTLGAIRKTVERQKSVSHDGADRDAIGVYREGTRGEAAILCVRGGRLIGKRTIALEGIPGDDVAVTRGILINHYLGCAYIPPEILVPALPADRVALESLLAGERGGGAVRILAPCRGATRALVTLASTNAEASFVSRGARELEWEQLLDEMRRRFSLAAPPRRIECVDVSNIGGSWAVGAVVVFSDGAPCKEDYRHFHIKVEGGADDCRMIYEVLARRIRRATHSGALPHLVVVDGGKGQLHAAVRALSDLGTKGIRVIALAKERETGGRKRPERVFLEGRKNAVPMTPGSSVTLFLQRVRDEAHRFAIGGHRGVRMRRLLASELEGIEGIGDKRSALLLSRFGDIKGVARAPVEELRRALGNSAVARRVRAYFLGRSGKR, encoded by the coding sequence ATGATTTCTCGCGATAAATTAAAGCGCTTGCCAAGAAAACCAGGCGTCTATCTCATGAAGAGCGCCTCGGGGGATGTGCTCTACGTGGGCAAGGCGATTGATCTACGCCGCCGCGTGTCCGCGCACGTGCGCAATCGCGGGGGCTCGCAGCCGCTCGTCCCCGCCGCCATTCCGCACGCGGATGAGATCGACTATATCGTTACCGACACGGAGAAGGAGGCGCTCCTCCTTGAGAACAATCTCATCAAGGAACACCGGCCGCGCTACAACGTGAGGCTCAAGGACGATGCCGCATATGCCCATATACGCCTTTCCGTCAACGAGGAATACCCCGCCCTGACAATCACCAGGAAGCTGCGGAAAGACGGCGCCCGATATTTCGGACCGTACTCCTCGGCTGACGCGGCGCGTAAAACGCTCCGGTTCCTCCAGAAGGTGTTCCCGCTCAGGAGCTGCAGCGGCGCGGAGCTCTCGCGCAGGACGCGCCCCTGCGTTAAGTATGAGATCAGGAGGTGCTCCGGCCCATGCTGCGGGATGATCAGCGGGGACGGCTATCAGGGGCTCGTTGATCGCGTCACCCTTTTCCTCTCAGGCAGAACAGGAAGCCTCCTCTCGCTGCTCGAGAAGGAGATGAGCGCGGAGGCGGCGAGGATGAACTATGAGCGGGCCGGAGCGATCAGGGATACGCTCGGGGCGATCAGAAAAACCGTCGAGCGGCAGAAGAGCGTTTCTCACGATGGCGCTGATCGGGATGCGATCGGCGTGTACCGGGAAGGGACCCGTGGAGAAGCCGCGATCCTCTGCGTGCGCGGGGGGAGGCTCATCGGGAAGAGGACGATTGCACTGGAGGGAATCCCGGGGGATGACGTGGCCGTCACCCGCGGAATCCTGATCAACCATTACCTGGGATGCGCGTACATACCTCCTGAAATCCTCGTGCCGGCTCTGCCGGCGGACCGCGTCGCGCTCGAGTCGCTCCTCGCGGGTGAACGGGGAGGAGGAGCGGTGCGCATCCTCGCCCCGTGCCGGGGCGCCACAAGGGCGCTCGTCACCCTGGCGTCCACGAATGCGGAGGCGTCATTTGTCTCGCGGGGGGCGAGGGAGCTCGAGTGGGAACAGCTGCTCGATGAGATGCGGAGAAGATTCAGCCTCGCTGCTCCTCCCAGGAGGATTGAGTGCGTCGATGTCTCGAATATCGGTGGTTCATGGGCGGTCGGAGCCGTGGTGGTGTTCAGCGACGGCGCCCCGTGTAAGGAGGATTACAGGCATTTTCATATCAAGGTGGAGGGCGGCGCCGATGATTGCCGGATGATCTACGAGGTGCTCGCGCGCAGGATCCGCCGGGCGACGCACTCGGGAGCGCTCCCCCATCTGGTCGTGGTAGATGGGGGGAAGGGGCAGCTCCATGCGGCGGTGAGAGCGCTCAGTGATCTCGGAACGAAAGGGATAAGGGTGATAGCCCTCGCCAAGGAGCGGGAAACCGGCGGGCGGAAGAGGCCGGAGCGGGTGTTTCTTGAAGGGAGGAAAAACGCTGTTCCCATGACCCCCGGCTCGAGTGTCACGCTCTTCCTCCAGAGGGTCCGGGACGAGGCGCATCGGTTCGCGATAGGCGGCCATCGGGGCGTGAGAATGAGACGGCTCCTGGCTTCGGAACTTGAGGGGATCGAGGGGATTGGCGATAAAAGGAGCGCGCTCCTCCTGAGCAGGTTTGGCGATATCAAGGGTGTTGCGCGCGCTCCTGTTGAGGAACTCCGGCGGGCTCTCGGCAATAGCGCCGTCGCGCGGAGGGTGCGCGCTTACTTTCTTGGCAGGAGTGGAAAACGGTGA
- a CDS encoding PQQ-binding-like beta-propeller repeat protein, protein MSEETVRMRFGMCVLMFSFAARAWSSGPEARALSRAGMEGGGGEGEIPDAVDVIWQFQARGPVNSSPVISDGRAYIAAGDGCLYCMDAETGDQVWRFRARHRDLGTPAVAEGKIFFTSSLIEVKQVGRESQVEEKGVLYCLDEASGKEMWRKRFPERILATPLVAEGRVYLGRMDRRFSCVNSEDGKDIWDVPFRGDIISSAALVDDRIVFGCEDGNVYCLEAETGRRLWKSDLKSAVSASPAVSGERIFAGVKDGKMHCIDARMGKSLWHAKTDKAIRATAAIEGERVVLGSMDGNMYCWAAGSGQRLWTFRTAGAVASSACVSQGRLVVGGIDGYLYCIDMAKGRLVWKFKARGKIASSPTLSGRAIYFGSDDGSVYCVGPARVVEKKERTPLSMDQEQFDKTLARVKALIDEGHYPDAVVVCRGLVEAREDSAPARMHLGRGLEATGEIALAEREYKLAVQLRPRDAVCRNTLGRYLARLGRVREAMREFDCAKDFAPADPEAYSNSAKLYLTEGKTGDAEKQFRLAIERRKDDPDALLGLAEISMGKMEFEKARPLLERCLQVSPGNARARELLGQMERGR, encoded by the coding sequence ATGTCAGAAGAGACGGTGCGAATGAGATTCGGCATGTGCGTGCTGATGTTTTCCTTTGCGGCGCGGGCCTGGAGCTCCGGCCCTGAAGCGCGCGCGCTCTCCCGTGCGGGAATGGAGGGGGGGGGCGGAGAAGGGGAGATACCCGACGCCGTGGATGTCATCTGGCAATTCCAGGCGAGGGGCCCCGTGAATAGTTCGCCGGTTATATCGGACGGCAGGGCGTATATCGCGGCGGGTGACGGATGCCTCTACTGCATGGATGCAGAGACGGGGGATCAGGTCTGGAGGTTCCGTGCGCGGCACAGAGATCTGGGCACACCCGCGGTCGCGGAGGGGAAGATTTTCTTTACCTCGAGCCTTATTGAAGTGAAACAGGTGGGGAGGGAGAGTCAGGTCGAGGAGAAGGGGGTGCTCTACTGCCTCGATGAGGCGAGCGGGAAGGAGATGTGGAGGAAGCGGTTTCCGGAGCGGATACTCGCGACGCCGCTCGTCGCGGAAGGGCGCGTCTACCTCGGGAGGATGGATAGAAGATTTTCCTGCGTCAATAGCGAAGACGGAAAAGACATCTGGGATGTTCCCTTTCGCGGCGACATCATTTCATCAGCCGCGCTGGTCGACGACAGGATCGTTTTCGGATGCGAGGATGGCAATGTCTACTGCCTCGAGGCCGAGACCGGCCGCAGGCTCTGGAAGAGCGATCTGAAATCAGCCGTGAGCGCCTCACCGGCGGTGAGCGGGGAGAGGATATTTGCTGGTGTGAAGGACGGGAAAATGCACTGCATCGACGCCCGCATGGGAAAGTCGCTCTGGCATGCGAAGACCGATAAAGCGATCAGGGCTACCGCCGCCATTGAGGGGGAGCGGGTGGTTCTCGGTTCGATGGACGGCAATATGTACTGCTGGGCGGCGGGGAGCGGTCAACGACTCTGGACGTTCAGAACGGCAGGGGCGGTGGCGAGCTCCGCCTGTGTCTCACAGGGGAGGCTCGTGGTGGGGGGGATTGATGGATATCTCTACTGCATTGACATGGCAAAGGGCAGGCTGGTCTGGAAGTTCAAGGCGCGAGGGAAGATAGCCTCATCGCCCACCCTCTCGGGTAGGGCGATCTACTTCGGTTCCGATGACGGTTCTGTGTATTGCGTGGGCCCCGCGCGCGTGGTGGAGAAAAAAGAGAGAACGCCGCTGAGCATGGACCAGGAGCAGTTTGACAAAACCCTCGCACGGGTTAAGGCATTGATAGACGAGGGTCATTACCCGGACGCGGTGGTTGTGTGCAGGGGGCTGGTTGAGGCCCGTGAGGACTCCGCGCCCGCGCGCATGCATCTGGGGCGCGGCCTGGAGGCGACTGGTGAAATCGCCCTCGCCGAGCGCGAGTACAAGCTCGCAGTTCAACTGCGGCCGCGGGACGCGGTGTGCCGCAACACCCTCGGGAGATACCTCGCGCGGCTGGGGAGAGTCAGGGAGGCAATGCGTGAATTCGACTGCGCGAAAGATTTTGCGCCCGCTGATCCAGAAGCCTACAGCAATTCAGCAAAACTCTACCTGACGGAAGGGAAGACCGGGGATGCCGAAAAGCAGTTCCGGCTCGCGATCGAGCGCCGGAAGGACGATCCGGACGCGCTGCTCGGCCTCGCGGAGATTTCGATGGGGAAGATGGAGTTCGAAAAGGCACGGCCGCTCCTCGAACGCTGCCTCCAGGTGAGTCCGGGGAACGCGCGGGCGCGCGAGCTCCTTGGGCAGATGGAGCGCGGCAGATAG
- a CDS encoding DUF192 domain-containing protein — MLHRSRGAILSCALILALVSCSDEPPRLRLEKARLRAKGKTIIAELARKPEEQARGLMYRRSLGGSEGMLFVYNSPVMVSFWMKNTRIPLSIAFMDGSGRIIHIEQMQPYDPVTRHPSPQPFQYALEMNQGWFERNGVGVGDIVEIPNPKSQSREENSRFLGIRDSGSGI; from the coding sequence TTGCTGCATAGGTCGCGCGGAGCTATCCTGTCGTGCGCGCTCATCCTTGCCCTCGTGTCGTGCAGCGATGAGCCCCCGCGCCTCAGGCTTGAAAAGGCGAGGCTCCGCGCCAAGGGGAAGACAATCATCGCGGAGCTTGCCAGGAAGCCCGAGGAGCAGGCCCGCGGCTTGATGTATCGGAGATCCCTCGGCGGCAGTGAGGGGATGCTCTTTGTGTACAATTCACCCGTGATGGTGAGTTTCTGGATGAAGAATACGCGTATCCCGTTGAGCATCGCGTTCATGGACGGGAGCGGGAGGATAATCCACATAGAACAGATGCAGCCGTACGACCCTGTCACCCGCCATCCATCACCCCAGCCATTTCAGTACGCCCTCGAGATGAATCAAGGCTGGTTTGAGAGGAATGGAGTGGGAGTGGGGGATATAGTAGAAATCCCAAATCCCAAATCCCAAAGCAGAGAAGAAAATAGCCGTTTTCTTGGGATCCGGGATTCGGGGTCTGGGATTTAG
- the fmt gene encoding methionyl-tRNA formyltransferase, producing the protein MRIVFMGTPEFALPSLNALAQGGQDVLAVVTQEDRPRGRSLVLSPPPVKWRALELGLMVLQPQRLTDVRFMNQIADINPDLIAVVAYGSFLPRGLWELPPRGTINLHPSLLPKYRGAAPIPRAILSGERETGSTIVYVGEEMDAGDIIAQETVSIPPTATCESLSIQLAEAGSRLLLKAVRDIEGGGVTGRPQDSARATFAPKVSKSEGLIDWRSSAIELARRVRAFYPWPGAYTHLLSHGNTTLLKVLDADLDRGGAGEPGVITRCDDRGIHVGTGRGSLILRQVQPAGKKRMAAAQFVAGRRGLVGTKLG; encoded by the coding sequence GTGAGAATCGTATTTATGGGAACGCCGGAGTTCGCGCTGCCAAGCCTCAACGCGCTCGCGCAGGGCGGGCAGGATGTTCTCGCCGTGGTCACCCAGGAGGACAGACCGAGGGGCAGAAGCCTCGTGCTCTCTCCCCCGCCGGTGAAATGGCGCGCCCTTGAGCTCGGCCTCATGGTGTTGCAGCCGCAGAGGCTCACGGACGTCCGGTTCATGAATCAGATTGCGGATATCAATCCCGACCTGATCGCGGTCGTGGCGTACGGCAGCTTTCTCCCCCGGGGGCTCTGGGAGCTCCCCCCACGCGGGACAATCAATCTCCATCCGTCGCTGTTGCCGAAATACCGTGGGGCGGCGCCCATCCCGCGCGCGATTCTCAGCGGGGAGCGTGAGACGGGTAGCACGATTGTGTATGTCGGAGAAGAGATGGACGCGGGGGACATTATCGCTCAGGAAACAGTGTCAATCCCCCCGACAGCCACCTGCGAGAGTTTGAGTATCCAGTTAGCGGAGGCGGGGAGCAGGCTCTTGCTCAAGGCGGTGCGCGATATCGAGGGAGGGGGCGTGACCGGCAGGCCACAGGACAGTGCGCGGGCGACATTCGCTCCCAAGGTGAGCAAGTCTGAAGGTCTCATTGACTGGCGTTCGTCCGCAATCGAGCTCGCGCGCCGGGTGAGGGCGTTCTATCCATGGCCTGGTGCCTACACCCACCTGCTGTCCCATGGCAATACGACGCTCCTCAAGGTGCTCGATGCCGACCTGGATAGGGGAGGGGCAGGGGAGCCCGGGGTGATCACCCGCTGTGATGATCGGGGCATCCATGTCGGCACGGGGAGGGGATCTCTTATCCTCAGGCAGGTACAGCCGGCGGGGAAGAAGCGCATGGCCGCTGCGCAATTCGTGGCGGGCCGCCGCGGCCTTGTGGGGACGAAACTGGGATAG
- a CDS encoding HEAT repeat domain-containing protein codes for MMLLLSCVLALIVQNSAPDYMSRRLISAEQAQSYQLKCWHILASPHEDAWKDLEWAYREKSSSWKENYAISFYDALASLKDKRAIPVLQRGLKDSSPHVRMALAYGLARLGESSGIAVLRESLCGKDEDMRVYAARDLCRVHDPKGIEALAGIALSEADEMYSPRAQQISSQMTFKGVAGNDEDSKSAVRLHAADMRKASAAGYLFHEGEKKDAARRVLIDMLKSPNWQIRNVAFDFLARGGDFSGIEIIKKDLTEADEEYRFQTAETLLQFGDKSGMPVIMDVIEEQKRKHEVRCCLLSLVHRRPLGVEIG; via the coding sequence ATGATGCTCCTGCTAAGTTGCGTACTCGCGCTGATCGTTCAAAATAGTGCCCCGGATTATATGAGCCGCCGATTGATCAGCGCGGAACAGGCGCAATCCTATCAGCTAAAATGCTGGCATATACTCGCTTCTCCGCATGAAGATGCCTGGAAGGATCTGGAGTGGGCATATCGAGAAAAATCCAGCTCTTGGAAAGAGAATTATGCGATATCTTTTTATGACGCCCTTGCATCTCTAAAAGACAAAAGAGCAATCCCTGTGTTGCAGCGGGGACTGAAAGACAGCAGTCCCCACGTCAGGATGGCATTGGCGTACGGGTTGGCAAGACTCGGTGAGTCTTCCGGGATAGCGGTGCTTAGGGAATCCCTGTGTGGCAAAGATGAGGATATGCGCGTATATGCGGCACGCGATCTTTGCAGGGTACATGATCCGAAAGGGATTGAGGCACTTGCAGGAATTGCCCTGTCTGAAGCTGATGAGATGTATTCCCCTCGGGCACAGCAGATCAGCAGTCAAATGACATTCAAGGGAGTTGCGGGCAACGATGAAGATTCGAAATCCGCGGTGAGATTACATGCTGCCGATATGCGCAAGGCAAGCGCTGCGGGCTACCTTTTTCATGAAGGCGAGAAAAAGGATGCAGCTCGCCGTGTTCTTATAGATATGCTCAAAAGCCCCAACTGGCAGATAAGGAATGTCGCTTTCGACTTTCTGGCGCGCGGCGGCGATTTTTCGGGAATTGAGATAATTAAAAAAGACCTCACCGAGGCAGATGAGGAGTATCGGTTCCAAACCGCGGAGACATTGCTGCAATTTGGGGACAAATCAGGAATGCCGGTAATTATGGACGTAATTGAAGAGCAAAAGAGAAAGCATGAGGTTCGCTGCTGCCTGTTGTCTCTTGTGCATCGGAGACCGCTCGGGGTGGAAATTGGTTGA
- the rsmB gene encoding 16S rRNA (cytosine(967)-C(5))-methyltransferase RsmB produces MTAREAAFRVLRGALRSDVFVSELLDREFRLSALPLEDRRLATELAYGCLRRRGTLDAVIERCAGRGMREITPGIDDILRLGVYQLLYLDRVPAYAAVDETVELAKRFGPKGSEKFVNAVLRRAQRSQREIAPLAGEGSPASSLAAAHSHPLWLVERWLARWGRVEVEALCVANNTAPPFTVRVNRVRISRDELMTRLARESARAVPHGGHPLALDIEELPCPLRDLASFREGLFQVQDVSGMRVVDLLGPRARERIADLCAGPGGKATGIAEAMGDEGEVICVELRGRKAGMISENAKRLGLNCITVVIGDALRAGTSIDTQPVDRVLVDAPCSNTGVLRRRPEARWRVSENDIGRLAGRQVALLTAGAAVVRRGGILVYSTCSIEPEENEKVVERFLQEFPAFGIEDQISLYPHRSGCDGGYAARLVRNR; encoded by the coding sequence ATGACTGCGCGCGAGGCTGCGTTCAGGGTGCTGCGGGGTGCGCTCAGGTCTGATGTGTTTGTCTCTGAGCTGCTCGACCGTGAATTCAGGTTATCCGCGCTTCCGCTGGAGGACCGGCGGTTGGCGACGGAGCTCGCCTACGGCTGTTTGAGGAGGAGGGGGACACTTGACGCGGTCATCGAGCGGTGCGCGGGCAGGGGGATGCGGGAGATTACGCCCGGCATCGACGACATTTTAAGACTTGGAGTGTATCAGCTCCTGTACCTCGATCGCGTCCCTGCCTACGCGGCGGTGGACGAGACGGTGGAACTGGCCAAGCGCTTTGGCCCCAAGGGATCAGAAAAGTTCGTCAATGCGGTGTTGCGGAGGGCGCAACGGAGCCAGCGGGAAATCGCGCCGCTCGCGGGAGAGGGATCTCCCGCGTCCTCCCTCGCGGCCGCTCACTCCCATCCGCTGTGGCTGGTGGAGCGCTGGCTCGCGCGATGGGGGAGGGTTGAGGTAGAGGCGCTCTGTGTCGCAAACAACACGGCGCCCCCCTTCACCGTGAGGGTTAATAGAGTACGGATCAGCCGCGATGAGCTCATGACAAGGCTCGCACGGGAGAGCGCCCGCGCGGTTCCCCATGGCGGCCATCCGCTCGCGCTTGACATTGAGGAGCTGCCGTGCCCCCTGAGAGATCTTGCCTCGTTCCGCGAAGGGTTGTTCCAGGTGCAGGATGTTTCCGGGATGCGCGTGGTCGATCTCCTGGGGCCTCGGGCCCGGGAGCGGATCGCCGACCTCTGTGCGGGGCCGGGCGGCAAGGCGACTGGCATCGCTGAGGCGATGGGTGATGAGGGCGAGGTCATCTGCGTGGAGCTGAGGGGGAGAAAAGCGGGCATGATATCCGAAAATGCGAAACGCCTTGGATTGAACTGCATCACGGTGGTCATCGGTGACGCGCTGAGGGCGGGGACATCCATCGACACGCAGCCCGTGGACCGCGTGCTCGTCGACGCGCCATGTTCGAACACGGGAGTGCTCAGGCGCAGGCCCGAGGCGCGGTGGCGCGTGAGCGAGAACGACATCGGTAGGCTCGCGGGGCGGCAGGTGGCACTGCTCACCGCGGGCGCGGCGGTGGTGCGTCGGGGTGGGATTCTTGTGTACAGCACCTGCAGCATCGAGCCAGAGGAGAATGAGAAGGTGGTCGAGCGGTTCCTTCAGGAATTCCCCGCCTTCGGTATTGAGGATCAAATCAGTCTCTATCCCCACAGGAGCGGATGCGACGGCGGTTACGCGGCGAGGCTGGTAAGGAACCGGTAG
- the uvrB gene encoding excinuclease ABC subunit UvrB, translating to MAGFKLVSELSPCGDQPQAIASLAEGVLNNLRHQTLLGVTGSGKTFTMANVIARIGFPTLVLAPNKTLAAQLFSEFKLLFPGNAVGFFVSYYDYYQPEAYIPQTDTYIEKDAAINDRIDKLRHEATTMLSERKDVVIVASVSAIYGLGAPEDYRGMNVKIGRGMRLDRDDLLRALVKIQYARGDFDFHRGTFRVRGDVVEIFPAHQEEHAVRVGFLDDVVEGVSEIDPLRGVVVKPLDEVAMYPTSHYVTPETRLKKALVTIREELEERHRELARQGKLIEAQRLRQRAEYDLELLQEFGFCAGIENYSRHLDGRQPGQPPATLLSYFPDDYLIFIDESHVTVPQLNGMYRGDRSRKETLVEYGFRLPSALDNRPLSFGEFETVAAQVICVSATPGVYEREKSGGRVVEQVVRPTGLVEPEIIIRPATHQVDDLIGEIRKTVARGERALVTTLTKRTAEDLAEYLGEIGIRVRYLHADIETIERVRILRDLRRGEFDVLVGINLLREGLDLPEVSLVAVLDADKEGFLRSETSLIQTCGRAARHINGRAVLYAETRTRSIEAAVSESSRRREVQVKYNAAHGITPQTVRKAVNDVIGQVCEADYVTVPVEEIGARDLAEIQRKIQAVRTQMLAAAARYDYEAAAELRDRMFELEQLELELR from the coding sequence ATGGCTGGTTTCAAGCTTGTTTCTGAACTTAGCCCGTGCGGGGATCAGCCGCAGGCAATCGCATCGCTCGCCGAAGGCGTCCTGAACAACCTGCGCCACCAGACGCTCCTCGGCGTGACCGGATCGGGCAAAACATTCACCATGGCGAACGTCATCGCCCGGATAGGATTCCCCACGCTGGTGCTCGCGCCGAACAAGACGCTCGCGGCCCAGCTCTTCTCTGAGTTCAAGTTGCTCTTTCCGGGAAACGCCGTCGGCTTCTTCGTGAGCTACTACGACTACTACCAGCCGGAAGCCTACATCCCTCAAACGGACACCTACATCGAGAAGGACGCTGCGATCAACGACCGTATCGACAAATTGCGGCATGAGGCCACGACGATGCTCTCCGAGCGGAAGGACGTGGTTATCGTGGCGAGCGTCTCGGCGATATACGGCCTGGGGGCGCCGGAGGACTACCGCGGGATGAACGTGAAGATCGGGCGCGGCATGAGGCTCGACCGCGATGATCTCTTGCGCGCCCTCGTGAAGATCCAGTACGCGCGCGGCGACTTTGATTTCCACCGCGGGACGTTCCGGGTGCGCGGCGACGTGGTTGAGATTTTCCCCGCGCACCAGGAGGAGCACGCCGTACGGGTTGGGTTTTTGGATGATGTGGTCGAGGGGGTATCGGAGATCGACCCCCTGCGGGGCGTGGTGGTGAAACCGCTCGACGAGGTCGCCATGTACCCCACGAGCCACTATGTGACCCCTGAGACCCGGCTGAAAAAGGCACTCGTGACCATTCGCGAAGAGCTCGAGGAGCGGCATCGGGAACTCGCCCGGCAGGGGAAGCTCATCGAGGCGCAGCGGCTGCGACAGCGCGCGGAGTACGATCTGGAGCTGCTCCAGGAGTTCGGATTCTGCGCGGGCATTGAAAACTACTCGCGGCACCTCGACGGGCGTCAGCCGGGCCAGCCCCCGGCAACGCTGCTGAGCTATTTCCCGGACGACTATTTGATCTTCATAGACGAGAGCCACGTGACGGTCCCCCAGCTCAATGGCATGTACCGCGGGGACCGCTCGCGCAAGGAGACACTTGTGGAATACGGATTCCGGTTGCCCTCGGCCCTGGATAACCGGCCGCTCTCGTTCGGCGAGTTTGAAACGGTCGCCGCACAGGTGATCTGTGTTTCGGCGACTCCCGGGGTGTATGAGCGTGAGAAGAGCGGCGGCAGGGTCGTGGAGCAGGTGGTGCGGCCCACGGGCCTGGTCGAGCCCGAGATCATCATCAGGCCGGCAACGCATCAGGTGGACGACCTGATCGGGGAAATCCGCAAAACGGTCGCGCGCGGGGAGCGGGCGCTCGTGACGACACTGACGAAGAGGACCGCGGAGGATCTGGCGGAATACCTCGGTGAGATCGGCATCAGGGTGCGCTACCTGCACGCTGATATTGAAACAATTGAGCGGGTGCGGATTCTCCGCGACCTGCGGCGCGGCGAGTTTGACGTGCTCGTGGGCATCAACCTCCTGCGCGAGGGGCTCGACCTGCCCGAGGTGTCACTCGTCGCCGTGCTCGATGCCGACAAGGAGGGATTCCTGCGGTCGGAGACCTCTCTGATCCAGACATGCGGCAGGGCGGCGCGGCACATCAACGGTCGCGCGGTCCTCTATGCCGAAACCCGCACCCGCTCGATCGAGGCGGCGGTGAGCGAATCATCGCGGCGCCGTGAGGTGCAGGTAAAATACAATGCGGCGCACGGCATCACGCCCCAGACGGTGCGCAAGGCGGTGAACGACGTCATCGGCCAGGTCTGCGAGGCGGATTACGTCACCGTGCCCGTTGAGGAGATCGGCGCGCGCGATCTCGCCGAGATACAGCGGAAGATACAGGCGGTGAGGACGCAGATGCTGGCCGCCGCCGCGCGGTATGACTACGAGGCCGCCGCTGAGCTGAGGGACCGGATGTTTGAGCTGGAGCAGCTTGAGCTGGAGCTCAGGTAG